A window of Salvia splendens isolate huo1 chromosome 8, SspV2, whole genome shotgun sequence genomic DNA:
CATGTAACATTATCCAGTTACACAAAGAAAACAAGCAACGAGCAGCCAAGGAGAATTAACCAAGGGGCAACCGAGAAGAGATCCAACAACAAATTAACATGAAACAAGAGCGCGAACAAACAAATAATGAAAGCGCAGCAAGAACGATAGAGAAAAGACATCCACCAGCTCAACGTCAACCAAAAAACGAGGGGATCAACATGTGACCGGGCCGGACCGCCACGAGAGGGCACCATCATCTAATCCATGCGCCAAGAGTCAAAACACGTTTTTTTTATTGAACTATCTAGGGTCTCTATTACTAGCTTGTACTTGGTGCTGAAAAAGTTGGGCTTCATAGTTGTCCATTAACGGCCGGCGTGCTTTAAtctatactagtactatttccCTATTTGTTAAATCAATAAATTACTCCACCTTTTTGTGTTTAATCCTTGTTTACGATTTATACTAGTACGCCgtattatttatttaagattttttttcaaCTTTCCGCATTTAGGATATGAAGAAATATTATACGGAGTATTACAGTAGTTTCttatagtactatttatttttcttaaagtGCGTTAAGCACAAATCCTAATAATCAAGCTTCGACATCTAATTTACAAGAATTAATTCAATATCTAAAGCATATAATTCGCCACTCAATTTTCAGTCTTTTCGGACAACATAATGGCCTATTAACATATTGGGTAGATAGTTGATACGAATAATTCTTCAGATAGTCTTAGTGTGATAACTAGAAGTAAAGTTCAATTCTAACATTAGAAATATTGATGAAAACAAATACTCCTTAATTAAATTATCAGAAAAAGAGTTACTATAACTTTATAATAATCTTTAAAAACATTAGAAATCTCAATTTCTAATACTTCagatttgcttttttttttgttgtccGCAGACTATGCAGATGGTCTCGTCCTGGAGGGATGAGAGTACCGCTGAACCGGAGCGGACATGTTGCAAGCGTTCAGCCGGGTGTTAGTTTGGAAATATTGTAAAACTATTTCCAAATTGACATCCAACAGTGAAACCCTACAAATtccaaagaaacaaaaaaaaatactaagtaCTAGTACATAAAAAAGACTACTCTTGTCCTAAACATAAGCAATTAacattttttatgaaataaaacgtAACATAATAAATACGAATTACAAATTACCACAATCATAGTTTATTCTAGTATTAAGAGGGCTGCAGTACGTTCTAGGAGCTAGCGTGTTCTAGCAGCGGAATCACGTTGGCAGTTGAAGAAGTGGGCTGCGACGGGTTGCCCTAATTCGTGTTCATCGGCAAATTTTCTGCTGCAGAATCCGTCTCTGCAAAGAGGGACGCTCACAGACTGCATCCTCTTCTTCTGCTTGTACAGAATAAATACCAACCGATGTATTCCTATGTTTGGCCTTGGCATTTCGTAGTTAACCACTTCTCTTCCTGCATAGTACTTATATGGGGTATGATAATTACTCTAAAAATTGaacttaatttttatattttgttttggatgttaaaagaaaaatcaaaatattctCATGTTTCATACCTAATGATGAGTCTGTGCTGTCAAAAAGAAGATACAAACGGCTAGTACCAAGTACCAACACCTTGGTAATTGCTACTCTCTTCGTTtctccatagttgagtcatatttccattttgaaaagtttcctcaaagttgagtcatttctctatatagtaacttttttctctttcttactttattctctattactttattctctctactttttcactttctactttattctctctacttttttccctctcttacttttttatttatttatttaacacattcaacatccatttcttaaacttcgtgccgaaaagttctgcctcaactatgaagaaacagatggagtattacaATAAATGAGTGAACTTTCCTAGATACAATAAATTAGTGATAGTTCCTAGAGTGATGGAGGTATTTCCTAGAGTTGTAATTCCCCTATAACAAGGGAGTATGTGTAACCTATTCaaacacaacagaaaatacaatCTAAGCTATTTCTCTATCTTTGCCACCATGTTCTATCTTCCATACAATGCCTCTCTCAATTACcatcgattaccatctttaagacgTGCTGCCTGGGATATTTGTCACAATCCTGTATTGAAAAAGGATGATTAAATCATCACTCAGTCTTCaaattgatttctttccaaaTTAACGTAAATGTCTCATACTTGGACATAATTAACTGTAGATAAAGGATTCAAATTATATCAGTATCAACAACatagatttaatatattattaaaaaagaaaccTTACTAAGCCATTGTTATAACAGtgtctttttatttctttatgtgataaaaacagaaaaaatagaaataacattTAGGGGACACGTACTAGTCATAGACTCATAGTATTGATCAAAATTAATACTGTACTTTTCATGAGATAAATTATATGAAACCTAGTCCATTTTAATTAGCTGACTATGAAGAAAAACTCCTTGTAATTAACGTATACACCCTATTAACTGTCTATTGTTACATTAGTAtaagttaaaataaaatactagtactacaagTTTGTATATTTGCAAGCTTACCAGTGTAAGTGCTCTCTGAGGTATGGATCACTAGGACCAGGAACATCAGGGACGTCTGTCATGATCTGCAACAAGTGGAACAAATCAATCACTGCAACATACAACAGCTTAATTCATTTCCATAACATCCTAATCTCTTTgcaaaccctaaaccctaaaatttcgtagttttttaaaaatcatttttgcACAATTTCTGACACAATTGCaggcaagagagagagaggggggtgTAGATATTTACCAAGGTGAAAAAAGTAGTGAAATCTCCAGCAGCATGAAGTAGAACCTTAGGTTTGGAGAGTTGTAAATATGTTTTAAGTGAAAAAgaatctcatttttttttaaatctcattTTAAAGTTACAGTATTATAAGTATGGtgtatactaaaatacaaaaacCATGCTCATTGTGGATGATTGAAATTTGGAATAAGATACCACATTTTTTGTGGATGAAGACAAGTTAATGTTGGATTCAAGGGTTTCgatttcataattaattctaATATTACGCAAGACGACTTTATGATCAGTCGACtataggggtgagcaaaaaaaccggaaaccgaatatccgaaccgaaccaaaccgaaattttgaaattcggttcggtttttttcggtttttcggttcggttttaaaataaaaaaatttcggttcggttcgggcgaagaaaaaaaccgaaaaaccgaattatatatatattctattaatttaatatattatattatatataatatatatatatatatatatatatatatatatatattcttttaatatattctactatataatatattatatgtattattaattttatattatatttatttttttcaggtttttcggttttttttttgggattttcggttttgttcgggttttttcggttttttaagttcggttttcagtttttcggttttggtttttcgggttcggttcggtttggattttgaactaaatttggtttttcggttttagttcggttttggcaaaaagccgaaccgaaacccgaatgcacacccctagtcGGCTATATTGTTTTATTGTAATGGAGTATATATGAATTATAATTGAGATATTATATAACAATGTTTTCTTACATAAAATGCGTTTATGTATTACTCCTTATACATgcatactccatttgtcccataatagatgacatactTGGATAATGgtatgagattttaggagatgttgttttatATGTTAGTTGgagaaaaaatagtactataatatatttttattaatgtgagACAAAGCTTTTTCCAAATAAggaaatatgatattttttgtagtacaaactaaaaatgaaaatgtgacattttgagaaagaaagattaTTAAATTGTTCTTACTCTTTAGTTCATATAAtatgaaaaatatcaaaatctgATATAAATACTCcacattattaaaattaaaagaatGTTTGTCATGATATGGGGAAAGAAagtttaggccatccacaataggcgcccagcgaccgcccagccgagcgtcggcgctgggcggttcgctgggcgatctattgcagccgcccagcgggcgattggagagagaaaccgcgcagcgctgggcggtcgcgtggcgctgggcggtgcgctgggcggtccgttcggcgctattgcagcgcccggatcgcccagcgcaccgcctagcgcgaaaaaataaattttttttcaaaacactatatatacgcgctttgttcgtcattttcattcgcaccacttgttttaacgagtactctctctatcttaatttctgttcaagatcaacaacgcaaaatgagtaatgttggtggtagtagtggtggtagcggaggggatgctgaggagtacgaacgtcgaatggtcgaggcgttggacgcctatacgaccaacgcgataaaccaatggatggaaagggccttgcagccggcgatacctcgacctcccccagtggtccaccgccgcagtgtgattgatcgggatcacgtagctgcacatcagcgcctatacgaagactacttcgcacaggagcctcggttcaacgccaacattttcaggcgtcgttttaggatgaccaGGAACCTGTTTATACGTATTGTCAACGCTTTGGagtctcgatatctgtattttcgcttcagacacgatgcgtctggcagacccggccacacacctattcaaaagtgcactgcggcaatccggcagttggcctacggaggcgcggcagacatgtgggacgagtatctccacatcggtgagacgactgccttgcaatgtctgaagaatttatgtctgggagtgatagaagtattcggtgatcagtatctgcgaaagcctacccccgaagactgccaagatctgttgcggatgcacgggagtcagcatgggttcccgggtatgttaggcagcatagattgtatgcattgggaaaggaagaactgtcccgcagcctggaaggggttctacacgtccggctacaagggaaagaatcccacgatgatcctggaggccgtagctgattaccggctttggatttggcacgcgtattttgggatagctggttcgaacaacgacctcaacgtcctcaactcgtcgccacttttcaacgagcagtgtcagggcgtcggtcgggccatcagttttgtcgccaacggcaaccaacatgatatgggctactacttggcggatgggatataccctaggtggcccgtttttgtgaagacgatccgatgcccaggagatgcgaagaaggcctactttgcggcacggcaggagtcggcgcgcaaggacgtggagcgagcatttggtgtgctccagtctcgatgggcggcaattaagggtccaacgcgtttgtaggatgtccaatgcattgctgatatcatgtacgcatgtattatcatgcacaacatgattgtcgaagatgaaggtatcgaactgaccaattgggtcaacgacgataatgaagccggtccaagccacggcgtggccgcccccaacgtacggagtggggtacctcacgatgaagccggcctcttacaagcacacgccgacatgcgccaaacggtggctcatattcgactccaaaaggatttaattgaagagttatgggcacggaggattgaccgccgttagttttttttaattatgtaatttttttaattaatgtactttttatattttattaatattagtgaattttctcatttttgtgtcgtaaatttaattccgtatattgtgtgatttttaattatttcattttgtatttatttgttaataatgatgtggatagtatgtggctggactatggctaggctattgctgggctatttgcttgttttgatgatgtggcaggaggatttttagtgctgatgatgtggcagtgactgagctatggctgggctattgctgggctattcctattgtggatggccttataggCATTTTTTCCGTCCCTTTGTAGGTTGGATTTTGTTATTATCTGGCAGGTAACCAGAAAACAAGTATGCCTTTTTGAAAAATAGTTACTCCGAAATCAAAGTGATAAAAAGATGATTTGACATTGATGTAAGTTCTGCAATTTTCGTTATAATCGATCTCTAGTAATCTTAACGATCGAACAAAAAAGTACACATTTtttaatggagtaatatttttgtgGATAAAGTACTTTgtatttaaaaatgaattattatcTTAATATAAACTCAAAATACGAATAAGATTTGAAGCTCGCTACATAGATTTCTAAGGTGAGCCCTTGTATTACTTTGAAAAGCCCCAAATTATAACTTTATTAGAAAGGCCCTTGTATTACTTTGAAAAGCCCCAAATTATAGCTTTAATTGCATTTATCATCTGGTTTTATCCCGTTTGTTGGGCCACACGGTTTAATACTGGGAATTTTATTtagaatttattttaataatgaaatTCGATAAAGATGAAATGTTATAATTTTATTGTAAATCGGTATTTCCGCCGATTCGAGGACGGGGACTACCAATTTTCAAAAGAGGGGTCACTACTCAGTCAGTACTCACTATCACCGTAAGTTATACTTGTGCTGCAATTTATATAGATATAAATTTTAGAAGACCAATTTTCCTCTAAACTGGTGGTAAGATTAttttctcactcacattttccATCTAATTTTACTCTTCATCAATTCATTTGTGTACCATTATATTCTTCATTCATGTTTAGATATTGCGTATACATAATTCAATCTCAGCCTACATGTTTTGATTAAAAGTGGGCCTTATTGTTCACAAAGTGTTCGATGATATGCCTGAAAGAAATGTTTGTTTCATGACGTATCATATAACCAACCAAAATGAAAACTTTACTGTATCACAATTGTGGTTAGGCTTATTGGGGCGAAAAAAAGATTTTTTCAAGAATTTGTAGAAAACATTGGTGAATTCTGCTTGTGGAGATTTGAACTCCAAATAATTAGCAATTCGAACTGTGCTCGACTGATAAATGTTAAACTTCTATATTTGACCAGGTACAATATGGCATCATCTTCCATGTTTTCTGCTTGGACCATGAATGGGAATGCACTTGCTCCTACAGTTTCAAGGATCATCAATGATTGTTCGAAAGAAACATACAAGTCTCTGTCCATATCTGCATCTGCGGACACTTCACATTCGTCTCTCAGGAGAGGAGTCGAATGCAGAGCACTGATTGGTGAGAGGAAACCTTCCTTTTCACTGGGGAGTAAGTTTCAACTCGAAGATGTCATTGAAGCTCAGCAGTTCGACAGAGATATGCTCAGTGCCATATTCGACGTGGCATTGGAGATGGAGAAGATTGAGAAGAACTCTGCTGGAAGTAACCTTCTTCAGGGGTATCTAATGGCTACCCTATTTTATGAGCCCTCAACCAGAACTAGGCTTTCATTTGAGTCGGCTATGAAACGTCTGGGAGGAGAAGTGTTGACCACGGAAAATGCACGAGAGTTCTCATCTGCAGCAAAAGGGGAGACGCTTGAAGGTAGCcagtcatttttatttgtttttgagcCTGTATGAAAATATGCTAATATTGATCCATATTGATCTCTAGACACCATAAGAACGGTTGAAGGCTACACGGATATCATAGTGATGAGGCATTTTGAAAGCGGTGCCGCAAGAAGGGCTGCAGCTACAGCCACTATCCCGGTTATTAATGCTGGAGATGGTCCAGGACAGCATCCAACTCAGGTCTGCAATGAGTTGTTGCTTTTTAATCGAattcttaaaatttaaatgagaTTTTggcttgttcatatccaatgaTTTTCGTTTAGATGGATACAAATTATTGTTTAATTTCTTTTGCTCATTAACATTTGGTTCACCCTTGACCATGAAAGAAGACAAGAGAAGCATATAAAAAATTGCAAGGAATTATTACTAACTTGTTAGTTTTCAAGCTTAAAAGGTAGTTTTGGAAGGGAGGATTTATTTGTATTTCCATTTCTAGAATGTGCTATCAGAACAGAGGCTTTttataagatttttttttcttgctaAATGCTATTGGAAGGTTACTATCAGGGTACCTGTAATACACCTGGAAATGGTTGTGAACTCTTTGTTGGTTTTGGTCTAGGTGCAATTTTCGTTCTTTCTAATTTGATATTGCTGCTTAAATATGGATGGTTGCTTTAAGTCATTGTTTTATAGTATGAGTTTAAACTTTATAGTATAGTACTCCGCTTTCCTTATAGTCTCTGTTAGCACTAATgaagaaatttaaaattaggTTCATGTAGGTTGACCACACTATATTATATTCATGCATCTATCTCCAGTGAACAATGTGTGTGGTGTATTCGATGCTTTCAGCCATTCAGGTGATCATAAGAAAAGTGATATGGTTCCTATGCTAGTAAAAAATAAGATGAGTTGTTTTGGTTTCTTCATGTGAGAATCCTGAACTGAAAATAAATGAGAGCAGTGCACAACCACAGTACAATAAAGATGCTCTATATTTATCTGCTTGACTGAGTCCTTTGGCTTATCACACTTCTTTGCGATCTAGTACATTAGATATAGGTTAAGTGACAAGTTAATATTGTCACTTGGCCAAAACGTATGAATCATCTACATTATTTTTGTGTATTCTGTTTTATGAtcatttaaatgtattttacgCCTATGCGTTTCTATGTTTACGAACAGGCTCTCCTTGACATGTACACGATTCAACGAGAGATAGGAAAACTTGATGGAATAAAGGTCGGGCTTGTGGGAGATCTTGCTTACGGTAGGACAGTCCGGTCACTTGCCTATCTTCTGGCCAAGTACAAAGATGTCAAAATTTACTTTGTCTCACCAGAAACAGTGAAAATGAAGGTATATGTCAAATATCTGTGCAGAAGCTAGTTTTTTCTATAGGTTGCAGATTTCTTCCTTGATTACAGTCATCAATGAGTTCATAAAACACTGCTTCAATATCATTTTAGGATGACATAAAAGATTATCTAACTTCCAAAGGCGTTGGATGGGAAGAGAGTGATGATCTGATGGAGGTGGCTTCTAAATGTGACGTGGTATATCAAACCCGTATTCAGAAGGAGAGGTTTGGAGAGAGAATCGATCTTTATGAAGAAGCTAGAGGCAAGTACATTGTGGATGGGGATGTATTGAGAGCGATGCAGAAACATGCAGTCGTGATGCATCCTCTACCACGTCTTGATGAGGTAAGACTTGTCTCCACCATATTGCTAGTGTTTTGTTTTCAAAGTTGTGATGGGTTGCATCCTTTCAGATAACTGTGGACGTCGATGCGGATCCAAGGGCTGCCTATTTCAGACAAGCCAAGAATGGCCTCTACATTCGTATGGCCCTTTTGAAGCTATTGCTTCTTGGCTGGTAAAAGAAGCAAGGATTTGTTGAGGAAACTATTTCAATTTTCTCATTCTATCACTTTTTTTGTTTGAAAGTTGAGATTATGGCAAGGATTCAAGAAATGTTTGCTTGTGATTGTTGAGATATCATGGTATTATTTGGGCGTACACAAAAAAAAGTTGTTAGTCATCATATATAATTGAATATTATTGCAGCTACTAGGTGTTTTTTAAATAAGAAAACTGTACTTTctcaatacaatttttttttattttgatctatccaccaaaattaatttttatctaAAATATCGAAACTATTCCATAAATCATAGTACTAATTTTAGGAATCAAAATGCTTCTTCTCATTTTAGGTGGTCCTTTTCAAGgccataaaaaaaaatccaatctcACTTGTTTATTAGAGTATTTTGATTGTTACATTTGGgttaaaaaatactcctatgAAAAATACTATCGGCCCAGACCTAATAGGTGCCGACGCCATCGATCATCATTTGTGCAACCCTCGTCTTCCCCCTTCTCATACAGGTCTGCTGCATCTCATTCATCATCAAAGGTCAGAGTGTGTACAGGCGGAAGATAGAACAAAAATGAGTGCGTACAACGCATTTAAATCGAATGTTCCAGTTGCCTGGAGCCGTAATCTCTACATAACACTGGTTAGAGGAATTCCGGGCACGAGGAAGCTCCACCGCCGCACCTTAGAGGCCTTGCGCCTCACCAAGTGCAACCGCACCGTCATGCGATGGAATACCCCCACTGTCCGTGGGATGATCCAGCaggtactctctctctctctctatttggTTGAATTAGTTGTGATGTTGCTTGGATTGAATTAGTACTACTCCATGTTTATATACAATTTTCAATGCAGGTGAAAAGGTTGGTTGTGGTGGAGACTGAAGAAATGTACAATGTTCGGAAGCAGAAAGACGCCACTCACCGAGC
This region includes:
- the LOC121745647 gene encoding CEN-like protein 4: MEYAYSFSLKTYLQLSKPKVLLHAAGDFTTFFTLIMTDVPDVPGPSDPYLREHLHWIVTNIPGSTTDSSLGREVVNYEMPRPNIGIHRLVFILYKQKKRMQSVSVPLCRDGFCSRKFADEHELGQPVAAHFFNCQRDSAARTR
- the LOC121742906 gene encoding aspartate carbamoyltransferase 1, chloroplastic-like isoform X1 gives rise to the protein MKCYNFIVNRYFRRFEDGDYQFSKEGSLLSQYSLSPYNMASSSMFSAWTMNGNALAPTVSRIINDCSKETYKSLSISASADTSHSSLRRGVECRALIGERKPSFSLGSKFQLEDVIEAQQFDRDMLSAIFDVALEMEKIEKNSAGSNLLQGYLMATLFYEPSTRTRLSFESAMKRLGGEVLTTENAREFSSAAKGETLEDTIRTVEGYTDIIVMRHFESGAARRAAATATIPVINAGDGPGQHPTQALLDMYTIQREIGKLDGIKVGLVGDLAYGRTVRSLAYLLAKYKDVKIYFVSPETVKMKDDIKDYLTSKGVGWEESDDLMEVASKCDVVYQTRIQKERFGERIDLYEEARGKYIVDGDVLRAMQKHAVVMHPLPRLDEITVDVDADPRAAYFRQAKNGLYIRMALLKLLLLGW
- the LOC121742906 gene encoding aspartate carbamoyltransferase 1, chloroplastic-like isoform X2, with the translated sequence MASSSMFSAWTMNGNALAPTVSRIINDCSKETYKSLSISASADTSHSSLRRGVECRALIGERKPSFSLGSKFQLEDVIEAQQFDRDMLSAIFDVALEMEKIEKNSAGSNLLQGYLMATLFYEPSTRTRLSFESAMKRLGGEVLTTENAREFSSAAKGETLEDTIRTVEGYTDIIVMRHFESGAARRAAATATIPVINAGDGPGQHPTQALLDMYTIQREIGKLDGIKVGLVGDLAYGRTVRSLAYLLAKYKDVKIYFVSPETVKMKDDIKDYLTSKGVGWEESDDLMEVASKCDVVYQTRIQKERFGERIDLYEEARGKYIVDGDVLRAMQKHAVVMHPLPRLDEITVDVDADPRAAYFRQAKNGLYIRMALLKLLLLGW
- the LOC121745648 gene encoding 50S ribosomal protein L30-like yields the protein MSAYNAFKSNVPVAWSRNLYITLVRGIPGTRKLHRRTLEALRLTKCNRTVMRWNTPTVRGMIQQVKRLVVVETEEMYNVRKQKDATHRAPRPPLVVNHQPASTNDSSA